The following nucleotide sequence is from Acidovorax radicis.
GGCGTGGCGGGTTCCACCTTTGGGGCAGGCGCCCGCCACAACATCGTGACCGCCTCGGTACAGGCGATCGTGAGCGTGGCCAACCGCTTGATGGTGCGGCGTACGGCGGCCCAAGCCGTGGCGCTGGCGTAAGAACGCGTTCACGTTCTGAGTTCAGTGCATTGTTAAAAACGATAGCTGCTGGCGCTTGAAGGACAAGCGCTGGTGGCATTTTTGACCAATATCCCCTGGCAGCCGGTGGAGTAGGCGCCCGTACCGCGCGCCATCCGTTACCCTTCGGCCCATGCGCGCCTTTCACCACCTAAGCCTTGCCGCCTGCACCGCCGCCCTGTTGGTGCTGGCCGGCTGCGGTACGTCGCGGCCTCCATCATCGTATTCCCCGCCCCCAGCCTTTGCCGCACCACGCACCACGCCGCCGCTCACACCCGATCAGGCACACGACATCGCGATCCACGCACTGGGCCTGGTGGGCACACCGTATCGCTACGGCGGCAACACCCCCGACTCGGGTTTTGACTGCAGTGGCCTGATCGGCTACGTGTACCGCAACCAGGTGGGCACACCGCCCCCACGCACCGTGGCCCAGCTCAACAACTGGGGCTACCCCATCGACGGCGCAGAACTGCGCACCGGTGACCTGGTGGTATTTGGCCGTGGCCGGGCACCCACCCACGCCGGCATCTATGTGGGCGAGGGACGTTTTGTGCATGCGCCGTCGACCGGCGGCGAAGTGCGGCTCGATCAGTTGCAGTCACGCTATTGGGCACGGCAGAACGCGTCGTTTCGCCGGCCTTGAATTCGGACACCCCCTGAGCGGCTTCGCCGCTTCCTCCCGCTCTCGCATCGCTGCGCGCTGCGGGCAGGGGGACGACGCACTCGCTGCGGGGCGGCCCTTGCTCTGCGTCTCTCGCGAAGGCCGCGCCGGTATCCAGCAACGTGCCTCAATTCGGTCAGCGACCGGGCTCCGCGACAATCGGGGCCACCATGACCCACGCCCACCACTCCGCCACCCCGCTTTCTACCCTCGACACCACGCGCATCGACGACACGCGCATCAAGGCCGTGCGCCCGCTCATCACGCCCGCGCTGCTGCAAGAATGGCTGCCCACCCCTGACGCTGCGCAAACGCTGGTGGAAACCAGCCGCGCTGCCATCTCGCGCGTACTGCACGGCCAGGACGACCGGCTCATCGTGGTGGTGGGGCCCTGCTCCATCCACGACCACAGCCAGGCAATGGAATATGCGCACCAGCTCAAGCAACAGGCCGATGCCCTGCAGGACGATCTGCTCATCGTGATGCGCGTCTATTTCGAGAAACCCCGCACCACCGTGGGGTGGAAGGGCTATATCAACGACCCGCGCCTGGACGGCAGCTTTGCCATCAATGAAGGGCTGGAGCGGGCCCGCCAGTTGCTGCTGGATGTGCTCGCGGTCGGCCTGCCGGTGGGCACCGAGTTCCTGGACCTGCTGTCCCCGCAGTTCATCAGCGACCTGGTGAGCTGGGGCGCGATTGGGGCGCGCACCACCGAGAGCCAGAGCCACCGCCAGCTGGCCAGTGGCTTGAGCTGCCCCGTGGGTTTCAAGAATGGCACCGATGGCGGCGTGAAGGTGGCGAGCGACGCCATCCAGGCCGCGCAGGCACCGCACGCCTTCATGGGCATGACCAAGATGGGCCAGGCTGCGATCTTTGAGACACGCGGCAACCACGATTGCCATGTGATTTTGCGGGGCGGAAAACAGACCAACTACGGCGCTGCCGATGTGGATGCCACCTGCGCCGTGCTCAAGGCAGCGGGCTTGCGTGAACAGGTCATGATTGACGTCAGCCACGCCAACAGCAGCAAGCAGCACCAGCGGCAGATCGTGGTGGCGGGTGAAGTGGCTGAGCAGATTGCCGCTGGCGACAAGCGCATCACAGGCCTCATGATCGAAAGCCATCTGCAAGAGGGCCGCCAGGACATCATTGCCGGCCAGGCGCTCAAACCCGGTGTGTCGGTGACCGATGCCTGCATCAGCATGGCGCAAACCACACCGGTGTTGCAGTCGCTGGCCAGTGCGGTGCGCATGCGCCGCACCCGCGCCTGAACAAGCCTGGCGACACGGCACGCGCAACCGCCATGCGGCACGGCTGCACCGTTTCGGGGCCTGTGGGCTTTTGGGGCAAACCCGCATGGGCTCTTGCTGCAATACAAGGCTGCTGGGTGTAGCATTGCCCATGCTTCTAGCCGGGGGTCCCGGCCCTCTGGTTTTGACCCGGGGTGGCGGCCGCCATGCGCGCGCCACCCGCCCTCCAAAAACGCTTTGCCCACGTCGCATCACACCCTCCCCGACCACCTGGCCGCTGCGGTCAGGCGGGCGAGGCGCGCGCGCAATGCCCGTGGGGGTCAATGAGCATGCCACCAGCGCAAGCCACCGCAGAAGCCGCACGGCTCCAGGCATTGCAGGCTTACGCGATCCTGGACACCCCTGCTGAAGAGAGTTTTGACCAACTGGCCCAACTGGCGGCACGCATCTGCCAGTGTCCGATGGCGGTGGTCAATTTTGTGGACAACAAGCGCCAATGGTTCAAGGCGGCGGTGGGTGTCCCGTTTCGGGAGACGGACCGCGCCATCGCCTTCTGTGCACACGCCCTCAGCGGCAGCCGTGAACCCGTGGTGGTGCCCGATGCCACGCTGCATCCCACGTTTGCCGATAACCCGCTGGTGCGCGAGGCCCCCCACGTCCGGTTCTACGCGTGTGTGCCATTGGTCACCCACGACGGTTTTGCGCTGGGCACCCTGGCCGTGCTCGATGGTGTGGCCCGCGCCATACAGCCCGAGCAGATTGAGGGACTGCAGATTTTGGCCCGGCAGGCGATGGCGCAGCTGGAGTTGCGCCGCCAAAAGCAGGTACTGGGCCATCTGGCCGCCGAGCGTGACCGCATGCATGCCGAGCTGGTGGCACAGAGCGAGGCCTTGCGTGTTGCAGGGCAGATTGCACGCATCGGCGGCTGGATCGTGACGCTGCCTGGCATGCAACTCGTCTGGTCGCCCGAGATTGCCACCACCTTCGGGCTGACCGAGCGCGCGGGCACCGTGGAAGGGATCCTTCAGCTCTACACCGAACCCCACCGCACCACCGTGCGCCGCGCGTTCGACGACTGCATGCGCAAGGGCGTGGCGTTCGATCTCGAAGCGGAGGTGGTCATTCCAGGCAACCGGTGTTTCTGGGTGCGCACTGCGGGCGAAGCAGTGCGCGACGCCAGCGGCAATATCGTCCGCGTGCAAGGCGCTTTCCAGGACATCTCGGCACAGCACCAGGCGCTTGAAGACCGCCACATCAGCGAAGAGCGGTTTCACCTGGTTGCGCGCGCCACGGCCGACGCGGTGTGGGACTGGAACCTGCAGACCGATGCGATGTGGTGGAACGAGGGCATGCAGACCCTCTTTGGCGTGTCGCAGGCTGAGCTCCCACCCGACAGCACCTCCTGGACGCTACGCCTGCATCCCGATGATGGCGACGAGCTGCTGCGCAGCATCGAGGCCGCCATTGCGGGCACCACCAACCACTGGACAGCGCAATACCGGTTTCGCCGCCACGATGGCAGCTATGCGTGGGTGTCGGATCGCGGTTTTCTGATTCGCGACCCTCAGGGAAAAGCCGTGCGCATGGTCGGTGGCGTGACCGATATCAGCACACAGAAGCTGGCCGAGATCGACGCCCAGAACGACGCCCAAAACCATGCCGATTTGCTGCAGGTGCAGCAGCGCATCTCGTCGCTCGAAATGCCTTTGCCCGACGTGCTGCAACTGGTGGCAGACACCGTGCTGCGCCAGACCAATGCGCGCGGCGCGGTGGTAGAGCTGTTGCAGGACGGCCAACTGCTGGCGCAAGCTGCGGCGGGCGACCATGTGCGGCCCGTGGGGCATTTGCTGCCGGTGGACCAGAGCCTGCTGTGGTCGACGCTGAGCGAGGGGCGCACGATTGTGTGCAATGACACCGAAGCGCAAGGCTGGGACATGGCCCACATGCCCCACCGCCAAGGCGTGCGCTCGGTGATGGCCGTGCCACTGCGCAGCGGCGACGTGATTGTGGGTGCGCTCAAGGTCACGTCAGACAAAGTCAATGCGTTTTCGCAGCGCGATGTGGCGCACCTGGAGATCCTGACCGAGTCACTCGGTGCCATGGTGCAGCTCAGGCATGTGGCCGGGCGCCTGCATGCGTCCGAGCTGCAATACCGCATGCTGTTTGACGAGCACCCGCACCCGATGTGGGTGTATGACAAGGAAAGCCTGCGCCTGCTGGCCGTGAACCGGTCGATGGAGACACATTACGGCTACACGGAAGCCGAATTGCTGTCCATGGCGATGACGGATCTGTGGCCCGAGGACCGGCGCGCGAGCGTCAAGGCCCGTATCAGCGCCATCTCGATCGATGAGCGCAAAAAGCCCATCATCAGCCGCCATGTCAAGAAAGACGGCTCTTTCACAGACATGGAGATTACGGCCGGCCGCATCAGCTTCAATGGCCGCCCCGCACGCCAGGTGCTCGCCATCGACGTGACCGAGCGCCTGCGCACCGACGCCGAGCTTGCGCGCATGGGCCGTGCGCAGCGACTGCTGAGTGCCTGCAACGAGACACTGGTGCGCGCCACCTCAGAAACCACCTTGCTGCAAGCCATCTGCCAGATTGCGGTGGACATCGGTGGCTACCGCATGGGGTGGGTCGGTTTTGCCCAAGACGATGAACAAAAGTCCATTCTTCCCGTGGCACATGCGGGCTACAACCCTGACTACCTGGAGAACTTGGCCCTGAGCTGGTCGGCCGATCACGTCTCGGGCCGGGGGCCGGCGGGCATGGCCGTGCGCACTGGCCAGCCTGTGATCGTGCAGGACATCCGCACCGAGGACAATTTTTCGGACTGGACCGAGCACATGCTCAACCACGGCTTTCATGGCGTGATCTGTCTGCCATTGCGTGACCGGGACCGCACCTTTGGCCTGCTGTACCTGTATGCGCCCGACATCCTGCAGATCAGCGCCCAGGAGGCCGCGCTGCTGCAAGAGCTCTCCAACGACCTCGCCTTCGGGATCACGAGCCTGCGGGCACAAAAGGCGCAACAGCGGCTACAGGCGTCGGTGCTCAAGGTGGCAGCGGCTGTTTCAGCCAGCACCGGCACCGAGTTTTTTGTGCAGCTGGTGCGCAACATGGCCGATGCCCTGGGCGCGCAGGGCGGCTGCGTGGTGCGGCTGCTGCCCGCTGCGGGCGATCGCCCTCCCCGGGTTATCACACTCGCGGCCGTGCTCGATGGCCAGATGCTGCCCAACGATGAATATGCGCTCGAGAACACCCCCAGCCTGCAATTGCTGACCCACCGCCAGTACGTGGTGACCGAGAAGGTTCAGCAGCTGTACCCGCAGGCCCCCATTCTTCGCTACGTGGGCGCCCAGGGTTACGCAGGCCAGCAGTTGTGCAATGCCGATGGCGAAGTGGTGGGCATCGTGTTCGTGCTGTTTCGACAGCCCATTGCCGAGACCGATTTCATCACCTCGACGCTGCAGATTTTTGCCGCGCGCGCCTCGGCTGAGATCGACCGCCAGCTGGCGGACGCGCGCATTCGCCACCAGGCCTCGCTGCTGGACAAGGCACAGGACGCTATTTTGGTGCGCGACCTGGAGCACCACATCATTTTCTGGAACAAGAGTGCAGAGCGCCTGTATGGCTGGTCGCAGATGTTGGCCCTGGGCCAATCCATCGAAACCCTGCTCTACGATGACCCCACCCATTTCCGACACGCGACCCAGACAGTGCTAGAGCAAGGCGAGTGGACCGGCGAAATCGTGCAGCGCCACCGGGACGGCAGCGTCATTGAGGTGGAGGGCCGCTGGACACTGGTACGCGGTGACGACGGCCAGCCGCAATCGATCCTCGCCATCAACACCGACATCCGCCAGCGCAAGGCCAGCGAGCGTGAGATCCAGCGGCTGGCGTTCTACGACGCGCTCACCGGCCTGCCCAACCGCATGCTGCTCATGGACCGCATGGGCCAGGCGCTGGCCAACGCACAGCGCCGCCAGCAGGGCGGGGCGCTGCTGTTCATCGACCTGGACAACTTCAAGACCCTGAACGACACGCTGGGCCATGACCAGGGCGACCTGCTGCTGCAACAGGTTGCGCAGCGCCTGAACACCTGCGTGCGCAGCGTGGACACCGTAGCCCGCCTGGGTGGCGACGAGTTTGTGGTGATGCTCGAAGAGCTGTCGGCAAAGCCCCATGAGCTGGCACTGCATGCGCGCGGCGTGGGTGAAAAAATCCTCACCATGCTGGCCGTTCCCTATGCGCTGGCCGGCTACCAATACCGCAGCACGCCAAGCATCGGCGTTGCACCGTTCACGGGCGAACAGACCAGCGTGGGCGAGTTGCTCAAGCAGGCTGACCTGGCCATGTACCAGGCCAAAACCGCAGGCCGCAACACGCTGCGATTTTTTGACCCCGACATGCAGGCCGTGGTCACGGCCCGGGCCGCGCTGGAGACCGACCTGCGCGCAGCACTCGCACAAGACGAATTTCTGCTGCACTTTCAGCCGCAAATGCACAACTCGGGCCGCTGCGTGGGGGTCGAGGCGCTGGTGCGCTGGGCCCACCCGCAGCGGGGCATGGTGTCACCCGCCCAGTTCATCCCGCTGGCCGAAGAAACCGGGCTCATCCTGCCGCTGGGCCGCTGGGTGCTGCACACCGCGTGCAAGCAGCTGGCCAGCTGGAAGGACGACCCCGCGCTGGCCCACCTGACCATGGCCGTCAACGTGAGTTCGCGCCAGTTTCTCCATGCCAGTTTTGTGGACGACGTGGCCCGCGTGCTCGCCATCACCGGGGCACCTTCGGGCCAGCTCAAGCTGGAGCTGACCGAAAGCGTGCTGGTGGAAGACATGGAAACCACCATCGCCACCATGGCGGCCCTGCGCTCCTATGGCGTGGGGTTTTCGCTGGACGACTTTGGCACGGGCTACTCATCGCTCAGCTACCTCAAGCGCATGCCGCTGGACCAGCTCAAGATCGACCAGAGTTTTGTGCGCGACCTGTTCACCGACCCCAACGATGCCGCCATTGTGGACACCATCATCGGCCTGTCGCGCAATCTGGGCCTGGAGGTGATCGCCGAAGGGGTGGAAACCCCCGAGCAACGCGCGCTGCTGGCCGAAGCGGGTTGCCAGCTCTACCAGGGTTACCTCTTCAGCCGCCCCCTGTCTGTGGACCTTCTGGAGGCCTTCCTGCGGCATCCCCCTGTTTAAAGGGCTGTGCGCTGGCATCTGCCGCACCCAAACCAGACCGCCGCCTCCGGCGGTTTTTTTTCGCCTGCCGTATGGGTTTTCGCGTGGATATCCACCGATCCACCGCCATACACGCATGGCGGGCTCAGAACGTGTCCACGTTCTTAACCATTCGAGCGAGCCGCCGTCCCCTCTACATCAGAGCCCCGCATCTGTTGCGGCGGTGGGCTGCGTGTCGATGTTGTCCTCTGTCTTCTTCTTATATCTTCTATTGATACATAGTCGTAGTAGTAGAGGGCTCCTTCTGGTGTGGACAACTGTGTTTTCCCCAGCCACGGCGCCCACTTGCGAACGTGGCAACCCTGTGCACGAATCCCTGTTGCCGCTGTCGCCATAACGGGGACAAAAGGCGGCCTGGGCTCGTTGCTGTGGATAACCGGTCGGTTGTGCCAGATCTATCCCCAGTCTTACGCACCGGGCTGGGAATGGTTCCATTTTTGGGTCAAATGAGCCTCTAGTGCTTATCTAACAACCGCAAGCAGCTCCTCTATTAATAGCAAAACAGTTGAAACAACGGATCCATACGGGCTGTAAGCGCGTAAAGGAGCACCTGTCCGCCGGCCCGCATTGGGAGCCTCCAACCGTTTTTTTGCGCGGACTTGGCGCCTATTTTTTGAAATCCGCTGCCAGCGTCACCCCTGAACTGGCGCCCGGATGTTGGGGTTCAGGTTGTTCTTCTAAGTCTTTATATATAAATAGCAGTAGTAGTAGAGCAGGCCCCTTTCTGTGGACAAACCTCTTTTTCGTAATGCTGGCGCGGGTTTGTGTTGCTTCAAAGTCTGTGCGGCAGCGTGCACAAAACACGGGGCCCACACACAACAACTTCGGCACAGGGCATTTTTTTGTGGATAAGTGCCTGGTTGTGCCAAAACTATCCACAGGTTTGTCCACGCCATGCCTCCATTCGGCGCATCCCATGCCAGGGCGGCCCCGCAAAACAAAAAACCCGGTGTCCATGGATGGACACCGGGCTGCAGGCAAAACCGGGGGGGCGTTGCCCATTCCGCAGCCTTCAAGGCTGGGTCCGGGGTGGCGCTGACCTGGTTCTGGTGGGGCGTGGGCAGGCTTACTTGGAGGCCGGTGCTGGTGCTGGTGCCGGTGCAGGCATCATTTTTGCGGGGCCCATGCCGGGCTTGCCTTCACCTCCCCGGTGCATGTCGCCACGGTGGTCGTGTTGGCCGCGGCGGTGGCCTTCGGCGCCCTTCATGCCGTCCATGCCTTTCATACCGCCCATGCGCATGCCACGGTGGGCCTGGGCATCAAAGGTCTTTTGCTGCTCGGGTGTCAAAGTGGCATAAAAGGTTTTGGTGGCTTCGCCCCGGCGGTCGGCTTCGGCGGCGTGCTGGGCACGCAGCGCGCGCATGCGGTCAATGCGCTCAGGGGTGGTGAGCTTGTCCATTTCCTTGCGGTCCAGTCGGTCCAGGCGGGCAGGGCGCTCGTCGGGCTGCATGGCCGTGGTGAAGCTGGTCCAGGCGGGTTCCTGGGCGGCGGTCAGCTTGAGCTGGGCCTTGAGGTCGGCCAGGTGCTTGGCGTGGTACTGGGCCATGTCGCCATGGTGGCGCTCATGGCGCTCGTGGCGGCCTTGGGGTGCCGTGGCCTTGGCCGATGCGGCGGGTGAGGCCACAGCGGGCTGTTGTGCCAGCACGGGCAACGAGAGGGCAGCCAGGATGGCCGTAGCGGCAAAGCGGCGTTGGAGAGTGGATGCCATGGTGTGAGTCCTTTCACAGTGGTGAGCTCGCTGCAACGACCGTTTCAGCGATTGAGGGCCAGTGTCTGCCCCGCTTGTATCGGCCGCGTGCGCATTGGGTGACGCTGTGTAAAGTTGCGACAAGAAGCGTTGATCTGCAACGGTGCGATTTTTGATAGAAATTGGCCTCTAGGGAAGCTCTTCACGAATCGGTTCTGGCTGTGCCGTAGCGATGCCCGAACTAAGACAGCGCCCGCGTTGGGTCATTGGGTACTCCCGGCAGGCGCTGCGCGAGGGCCATTGCCCGGTTTCGCGGGGCATTAAGCCCCCTGCACGCGCACCTGCCCCATGCAGGCCAGCAACTTGTGCCTTGCCATCCACAGATTGCCCAGCGCAAACAGCGTGACGATCTGCGCCGTGTTCTTCATGAGCCCCCGGTAGCGCACCTTCACGTACCCGAACTGCTGCTTGAGCACCCGAAACGGGTGCTCCACCTTGGCCCGGATGCTGGCCTTGGTGCGTTCAAGTTGGTCGATCAGCGCATCCACAGGCTTGTTTTTGTCCAAAGCCCGGCGCAACCCCGGGCGCATGGCTACATGCCAGCGCACGTTCTTGTTGGCATCGGGCCGCTTGTCCACTCCTTGGTAGCCCGCATCGCCAAAGGCATCCGTTTCTTGCCCGTGCAGCAGGCTGTTGGCTTCTATCAC
It contains:
- a CDS encoding C40 family peptidase yields the protein MRAFHHLSLAACTAALLVLAGCGTSRPPSSYSPPPAFAAPRTTPPLTPDQAHDIAIHALGLVGTPYRYGGNTPDSGFDCSGLIGYVYRNQVGTPPPRTVAQLNNWGYPIDGAELRTGDLVVFGRGRAPTHAGIYVGEGRFVHAPSTGGEVRLDQLQSRYWARQNASFRRP
- a CDS encoding 3-deoxy-7-phosphoheptulonate synthase, coding for MTHAHHSATPLSTLDTTRIDDTRIKAVRPLITPALLQEWLPTPDAAQTLVETSRAAISRVLHGQDDRLIVVVGPCSIHDHSQAMEYAHQLKQQADALQDDLLIVMRVYFEKPRTTVGWKGYINDPRLDGSFAINEGLERARQLLLDVLAVGLPVGTEFLDLLSPQFISDLVSWGAIGARTTESQSHRQLASGLSCPVGFKNGTDGGVKVASDAIQAAQAPHAFMGMTKMGQAAIFETRGNHDCHVILRGGKQTNYGAADVDATCAVLKAAGLREQVMIDVSHANSSKQHQRQIVVAGEVAEQIAAGDKRITGLMIESHLQEGRQDIIAGQALKPGVSVTDACISMAQTTPVLQSLASAVRMRRTRA
- a CDS encoding EAL domain-containing protein; translation: MPPAQATAEAARLQALQAYAILDTPAEESFDQLAQLAARICQCPMAVVNFVDNKRQWFKAAVGVPFRETDRAIAFCAHALSGSREPVVVPDATLHPTFADNPLVREAPHVRFYACVPLVTHDGFALGTLAVLDGVARAIQPEQIEGLQILARQAMAQLELRRQKQVLGHLAAERDRMHAELVAQSEALRVAGQIARIGGWIVTLPGMQLVWSPEIATTFGLTERAGTVEGILQLYTEPHRTTVRRAFDDCMRKGVAFDLEAEVVIPGNRCFWVRTAGEAVRDASGNIVRVQGAFQDISAQHQALEDRHISEERFHLVARATADAVWDWNLQTDAMWWNEGMQTLFGVSQAELPPDSTSWTLRLHPDDGDELLRSIEAAIAGTTNHWTAQYRFRRHDGSYAWVSDRGFLIRDPQGKAVRMVGGVTDISTQKLAEIDAQNDAQNHADLLQVQQRISSLEMPLPDVLQLVADTVLRQTNARGAVVELLQDGQLLAQAAAGDHVRPVGHLLPVDQSLLWSTLSEGRTIVCNDTEAQGWDMAHMPHRQGVRSVMAVPLRSGDVIVGALKVTSDKVNAFSQRDVAHLEILTESLGAMVQLRHVAGRLHASELQYRMLFDEHPHPMWVYDKESLRLLAVNRSMETHYGYTEAELLSMAMTDLWPEDRRASVKARISAISIDERKKPIISRHVKKDGSFTDMEITAGRISFNGRPARQVLAIDVTERLRTDAELARMGRAQRLLSACNETLVRATSETTLLQAICQIAVDIGGYRMGWVGFAQDDEQKSILPVAHAGYNPDYLENLALSWSADHVSGRGPAGMAVRTGQPVIVQDIRTEDNFSDWTEHMLNHGFHGVICLPLRDRDRTFGLLYLYAPDILQISAQEAALLQELSNDLAFGITSLRAQKAQQRLQASVLKVAAAVSASTGTEFFVQLVRNMADALGAQGGCVVRLLPAAGDRPPRVITLAAVLDGQMLPNDEYALENTPSLQLLTHRQYVVTEKVQQLYPQAPILRYVGAQGYAGQQLCNADGEVVGIVFVLFRQPIAETDFITSTLQIFAARASAEIDRQLADARIRHQASLLDKAQDAILVRDLEHHIIFWNKSAERLYGWSQMLALGQSIETLLYDDPTHFRHATQTVLEQGEWTGEIVQRHRDGSVIEVEGRWTLVRGDDGQPQSILAINTDIRQRKASEREIQRLAFYDALTGLPNRMLLMDRMGQALANAQRRQQGGALLFIDLDNFKTLNDTLGHDQGDLLLQQVAQRLNTCVRSVDTVARLGGDEFVVMLEELSAKPHELALHARGVGEKILTMLAVPYALAGYQYRSTPSIGVAPFTGEQTSVGELLKQADLAMYQAKTAGRNTLRFFDPDMQAVVTARAALETDLRAALAQDEFLLHFQPQMHNSGRCVGVEALVRWAHPQRGMVSPAQFIPLAEETGLILPLGRWVLHTACKQLASWKDDPALAHLTMAVNVSSRQFLHASFVDDVARVLAITGAPSGQLKLELTESVLVEDMETTIATMAALRSYGVGFSLDDFGTGYSSLSYLKRMPLDQLKIDQSFVRDLFTDPNDAAIVDTIIGLSRNLGLEVIAEGVETPEQRALLAEAGCQLYQGYLFSRPLSVDLLEAFLRHPPV
- a CDS encoding Spy/CpxP family protein refolding chaperone, which translates into the protein MASTLQRRFAATAILAALSLPVLAQQPAVASPAASAKATAPQGRHERHERHHGDMAQYHAKHLADLKAQLKLTAAQEPAWTSFTTAMQPDERPARLDRLDRKEMDKLTTPERIDRMRALRAQHAAEADRRGEATKTFYATLTPEQQKTFDAQAHRGMRMGGMKGMDGMKGAEGHRRGQHDHRGDMHRGGEGKPGMGPAKMMPAPAPAPAPASK